Part of the Gemmatimonadota bacterium genome, AGAAGGGTCCGGCGGCGCAGAACGTCACCCGCCTCGGATGAAGGGGAGGCACCTCCTGAGGAGCCACCATGCATGACGTCCTGCGGACACGTCTCCTGAGGACCATCGAGAGTCTCCCGGAAGACCAGGTCTACCAGGTTCTCGACTACATCGAGTTCCTGCAGTCCAAGTACGCGCCCTCTGGAGCGGGTGAGAGCTCCGGGCTGCAGCGCTTCGCGGAGAATCTCGAGGACAAGCTTCGCAAGAAGGCGCTGAGCCCCAGCACGCTGCGAGAGGCCTTCCA contains:
- a CDS encoding DUF2281 domain-containing protein; protein product: MHDVLRTRLLRTIESLPEDQVYQVLDYIEFLQSKYAPSGAGESSGLQRFAENLEDKLRKKALSPSTLREAFQLISAADRVLSGVSNAGKKLLNELGATEDERGGESAGALRPSDGRPRPGDRGEGPDAERGGAGSP